In Pedobacter sp. W3I1, one DNA window encodes the following:
- a CDS encoding LytTR family DNA-binding domain-containing protein: MTEEKNHKEQNQKMIAIAIDDEPIALEIIKSHASKVPFVELQQTFTDAFAAIHYLQHNKVDLIFLDIKMPDISGIDFLKSLSKPPMVIFTTAYTEHAVQSFELDAVDYLLKPFSLSRFLKACNKAQELFNLRNQKQETKTEYIFIKDGYEQIKVELDEILYVEASGNYTQIQLKDKLLSSRITINDLAELLPKADFIRCHRAFIVAKNKISKFDRSQIWIGEKIIPIGATYTSIKLT, translated from the coding sequence ATGACAGAAGAGAAAAACCACAAAGAACAAAACCAAAAAATGATTGCCATTGCTATAGATGATGAACCGATTGCATTAGAGATTATAAAATCGCATGCCTCAAAAGTTCCATTTGTAGAATTGCAACAGACGTTTACTGATGCTTTTGCGGCCATCCATTACCTTCAGCACAACAAGGTTGACCTAATTTTTCTGGATATCAAAATGCCTGATATTAGTGGTATTGACTTTTTAAAAAGTTTGAGTAAGCCACCGATGGTCATTTTTACCACTGCTTACACGGAACATGCGGTACAAAGTTTTGAACTCGATGCTGTCGACTATCTGTTAAAACCCTTTTCACTTTCGCGTTTCTTAAAAGCCTGCAACAAAGCTCAAGAGCTCTTTAACTTGCGTAACCAGAAACAGGAAACAAAAACGGAATACATTTTTATAAAAGATGGTTATGAACAAATTAAGGTGGAGTTAGATGAAATTCTTTACGTTGAGGCCTCAGGCAACTATACCCAGATACAACTAAAAGATAAACTTTTAAGCTCGAGGATTACCATTAACGATTTGGCTGAACTATTGCCAAAGGCAGATTTCATCCGTTGTCATCGGGCTTTTATTGTGGCTAAAAACAAAATATCCAAATTCGACCGCAGCCAAATTTGGATTGGAGAAAAAATCATTCCTATCGGGGCAACTTATACGAGTATTAAACTTACTTAA
- a CDS encoding alpha-2-macroglobulin family protein produces MNNLKRPKKRGLLPEAVQKLAELAKGNLTYGVVFDEHGETLPGVQVGSGKAVTTTNVFGIYTIDVKAGETLNFSFIGFKHYAIKVGAKKRVDLTLKVEGTALNEVVVTGYGTQKKENMTGAVMRVRGVATLQSAPVAASAIYGSRSADTSFFAMAGEDKSATLRQEIESFKNKKQNITARTNFNELAFFYPQLLTDAKGEIKIEFTIPQSLTRYKMMGFAHTKDLKTASITNELVTQKQLAISINAPRFFREGDTILLSAKLNNLAGKNLVGNATLELTDALTAKPIQIFGANERTEKTFEVDDAGNTVLKWTLIIPSGISAITYKVLAQSGKFSDGEENTIPVLANAMLVTESMPINVRGNTSKTFDFEKLEKSSASKTLRNQSLTFEFTSNPVWYAVQALPYLMEYPYECAEQTFSRFYANSFATGIINSSPKIKTVFEQWQNTNNGQALLSNLEKNQELKSILLEETPWVRNADNENERKKRLAVLFDLNRMTYELKNNFEKLEKMQFNNGAFPWFNGMQEDRYITQHIVMGMGQLKKLKLIDEKAYPNFNAMLNKAIIYLDAEIVKDYKDEVRGKRFAYLPLHYLFARSYTNQKNTTADFTKAKDFYLKKLVANWKTFDTYQLAQTALVLNRNGNNVEAKKIMTLLNQTAQQHDEMGMYWATNKAGWWWYQSPIETQALLIEAFDEVANDTKAVEEMKIWLLKNKQTNDWQTTKATAAACYALLMKGTDLLSESNEPEIMIGNQKLADLQQPNATKEAGTGYQKLTIAGKDVKPEMGKVQIKNNNKTIAWGALYWQYFEQLDKITPANTGVKIKKQLFIQKNSTKGDILTPLTATNILAPGDLLKVRIEIYCDRDMEYIHLKDMRSSCFEPVNVISRYKYQDGLGYYESTKDASTNFFISYMPKGTYVFEYPLRVTHAGNFSNGITSLQSMYAPEFTTHSAGIRVNVK; encoded by the coding sequence ATGAACAATTTGAAAAGGCCAAAAAAAAGAGGTTTACTTCCTGAAGCCGTTCAGAAATTAGCTGAATTGGCTAAAGGCAATTTAACTTACGGTGTGGTATTCGATGAGCATGGTGAAACATTGCCGGGTGTACAGGTTGGATCTGGCAAAGCGGTAACAACGACTAACGTTTTTGGTATTTATACTATTGATGTCAAAGCAGGGGAAACATTGAATTTTTCTTTTATTGGATTTAAGCACTACGCTATAAAAGTAGGTGCAAAAAAGCGTGTTGATTTAACCCTTAAAGTTGAGGGTACGGCTTTAAACGAGGTAGTTGTGACTGGTTATGGTACGCAAAAAAAGGAAAACATGACAGGCGCAGTTATGCGGGTTAGGGGAGTTGCTACTTTACAAAGTGCCCCAGTTGCGGCCAGTGCGATTTATGGCAGTAGATCTGCAGATACTTCGTTCTTTGCAATGGCTGGAGAAGATAAATCAGCAACGCTACGGCAGGAAATAGAATCTTTTAAAAACAAAAAACAAAACATTACAGCCCGAACCAATTTTAATGAACTTGCATTTTTCTATCCGCAGTTGTTAACTGATGCCAAAGGCGAAATTAAGATCGAATTTACGATACCCCAAAGTTTAACCCGGTATAAGATGATGGGTTTTGCGCATACCAAAGATTTAAAAACTGCATCCATCACCAATGAATTGGTTACCCAGAAACAATTGGCCATTTCTATAAATGCCCCGCGTTTTTTCAGGGAAGGAGATACGATTTTATTAAGTGCCAAACTGAATAACCTGGCCGGTAAAAACTTGGTCGGCAATGCTACTTTAGAACTTACAGATGCCTTAACGGCAAAACCAATCCAGATTTTTGGTGCTAATGAAAGAACTGAAAAAACTTTTGAGGTAGATGATGCAGGTAATACGGTTTTAAAATGGACATTAATTATTCCATCCGGCATTAGTGCCATTACCTATAAGGTTTTGGCCCAAAGCGGTAAATTTAGCGATGGCGAAGAAAATACCATTCCGGTTTTGGCAAATGCCATGCTGGTTACCGAAAGTATGCCCATAAATGTACGTGGTAATACCAGTAAAACTTTCGATTTTGAGAAACTGGAGAAATCAAGTGCCTCAAAAACCTTACGTAACCAAAGTTTAACTTTCGAGTTTACCTCAAACCCGGTTTGGTACGCGGTACAGGCACTCCCATATTTAATGGAGTACCCTTATGAGTGCGCTGAACAAACTTTTAGCCGGTTTTATGCCAATAGTTTTGCAACAGGGATCATCAATTCATCTCCAAAAATTAAAACTGTTTTTGAGCAATGGCAAAATACCAATAACGGCCAGGCACTTTTATCTAACCTGGAGAAAAACCAGGAATTAAAATCAATTTTGTTAGAAGAAACACCGTGGGTACGTAATGCCGATAACGAAAACGAACGTAAAAAACGTTTAGCGGTACTTTTCGATTTAAACAGAATGACTTACGAATTGAAAAACAATTTCGAAAAGCTGGAGAAAATGCAATTTAATAACGGTGCTTTCCCCTGGTTTAATGGTATGCAGGAAGATCGCTACATTACCCAGCACATTGTTATGGGGATGGGCCAGTTAAAAAAATTAAAACTGATCGACGAAAAAGCTTATCCAAATTTTAATGCAATGCTAAATAAAGCCATTATTTATTTAGATGCAGAAATTGTTAAGGATTATAAGGACGAAGTGAGGGGAAAACGTTTTGCCTACTTGCCGTTACACTACCTGTTTGCCAGAAGTTATACCAATCAAAAAAACACAACAGCAGATTTTACAAAAGCTAAAGATTTTTACCTTAAAAAGTTGGTTGCCAACTGGAAAACCTTCGATACTTACCAACTGGCACAAACAGCTTTGGTTTTAAATAGAAATGGTAATAATGTGGAAGCAAAAAAGATCATGACATTGTTAAACCAAACTGCTCAGCAGCATGATGAAATGGGCATGTATTGGGCGACGAATAAAGCGGGTTGGTGGTGGTACCAAAGTCCGATTGAGACACAAGCCTTATTGATTGAGGCTTTTGATGAAGTAGCGAATGATACCAAAGCTGTTGAAGAAATGAAAATCTGGCTGCTTAAAAACAAACAAACCAACGATTGGCAAACGACCAAAGCGACTGCCGCTGCTTGTTATGCATTGTTAATGAAAGGTACCGATTTATTAAGCGAAAGTAATGAGCCTGAAATTATGATCGGAAATCAAAAACTAGCCGATTTACAACAGCCAAATGCCACAAAAGAAGCAGGAACAGGCTATCAAAAGTTAACCATTGCAGGTAAAGATGTAAAACCAGAAATGGGTAAGGTACAGATTAAAAATAACAACAAAACAATTGCATGGGGAGCGCTTTATTGGCAATATTTTGAGCAATTGGATAAAATAACCCCAGCCAATACAGGTGTTAAAATCAAAAAGCAATTGTTTATCCAAAAAAACAGCACTAAAGGAGATATTTTGACCCCATTAACTGCTACAAATATTTTAGCACCTGGCGATTTATTAAAAGTGCGTATAGAAATTTATTGTGATCGGGATATGGAGTATATTCATTTGAAAGATATGCGATCATCATGTTTTGAACCTGTAAATGTTATCTCACGCTATAAGTATCAGGATGGGTTAGGCTATTATGAAAGCACAAAAGATGCTTCAACCAATTTCTTCATCAGTTATATGCCCAAAGGAACTTATGTATTCGAGTATCCGTTACGGGTTACACATGCCGGGAATTTTTCGAACGGAATTACCAGCTTGCAAAGCATGTATGCGCCAGAGTTTACCACCCACTCAGCCGGGATAAGGGTAAATGTTAAATGA
- a CDS encoding MG2 domain-containing protein, whose amino-acid sequence MNLSLRFSALFLFIFWFSFDASAQYKYTQVDFYRIDSIANQGKPKDALAIIEKINQQAHQDHNTPLLIKSVIYRIMFQGYLEENAFDKILINLRDDITKAKQPEKSILQSLLAETYWNYLQQNRWQISQRTQVQGDIGNDIKTWNIKKLSDETVKYYLLSLKEVQLLQQTKVDILDAVLAGDKNNRTFRPTLYDLLAHRAIDVFSNSQINLTQHDDELFDMDYTAWYGDRQRFLAIALPSDSTSFKLQNLLLFRNLIKFHQNSNNFSALADVDLKRLKFVQQNFNGGDKEDLYYSALSQLAGQSSQTEVYADILYEQANMRKNGALLIDTNKQNLIKAIALAEKAVNAYPKSIGAQNARNVIEQIKSSELSIKTKGYVLPDKPIQLYLSYKNADTIQLRLFKSPDLQLDDQQFKSKADFLTFFTKNKIIKQWTVITPKTGDYQTHTLIDKIDGLPFGAYTLIAQTINRKQKDSVYSNINFKVTAMAVINRRINDNHEYFVSDLRNGMPLKNVKIQQRRYDYNTRKYIDGELLTTNLNGYASTAETQSGMSSALVKMGKDELRVNINGYYSYRNNDDEDKERVILFTDRPIYRPGQTVYYKGLCLKLVNGKNKIEVNKGVEVLFNDANGKEIAKNNVTSNDYGTFQGSFSIPMGKLNGNMEIKTDYGRINIQVEEYKRPTFEVVFDKPNQKYKLNDTIKVQGKASAFSGYSVNNAKINYKIFRRAIYDYRLNYEQRIAIYGSGVFERKQIAIGKTNTQLGGKFDITFFAKATNIKQNYSYDIEIEVTDLNGETRTKSTSINVGQKDINLNISAEQVIYVSNKTDSIPFWVTNLNNEPIKANIQAEWSLLQSPLRLMNKSPFYAEHYTMSKEEFIMDFPDEDYNNELEVAKWPVKSVELKQNLFIDHGRGNLTFNQKNLKPGYYKISLFAINEQQDTIKVDKNLVVYNDQPAVIQSNIEWIAPEVSVIKATESAVFRLAGLADNSKAYYEVYYRDSIAEKVWIDLSPKQSMIKIKPQANYEDGFAVQFTMIHQGTVYNSMQQVKITDPQKELNIKFLTFRDKLQPGEKESWKLQISNKNGEKQMAEMVATLYDASLDDLKRMDWATQLSTSFNYYYYNWNFNTNDITNQSYLWL is encoded by the coding sequence ATGAACCTATCGTTACGCTTTTCCGCTTTATTTCTTTTCATCTTTTGGTTTTCGTTCGATGCTTCTGCACAGTATAAATATACCCAGGTAGATTTTTATCGGATTGATTCTATCGCGAACCAGGGTAAGCCTAAGGATGCTTTGGCTATAATCGAAAAAATAAATCAGCAGGCACACCAGGATCATAATACCCCATTACTGATTAAATCGGTTATTTATAGGATAATGTTTCAAGGGTACTTGGAAGAGAATGCCTTTGATAAAATTTTAATTAATCTGCGGGATGATATTACCAAAGCCAAACAGCCCGAAAAAAGTATTTTACAATCACTTTTAGCCGAAACCTATTGGAACTATTTGCAACAAAACAGATGGCAGATTAGTCAGCGTACACAAGTGCAGGGCGATATTGGTAATGATATTAAAACATGGAATATTAAAAAACTAAGCGATGAAACCGTAAAATACTATCTGTTATCGTTAAAAGAAGTTCAACTTTTGCAACAAACCAAAGTTGATATTTTGGATGCTGTTTTAGCAGGTGATAAAAACAACAGAACCTTTAGGCCCACATTATATGATCTGTTGGCACACCGTGCTATCGATGTTTTTAGCAATTCTCAGATTAACCTCACTCAACATGATGATGAGCTATTTGATATGGACTACACGGCCTGGTATGGTGATAGGCAGCGCTTTCTTGCTATTGCATTGCCATCAGACAGTACCTCATTTAAACTACAGAATTTGCTGTTATTTAGAAACCTGATCAAATTTCATCAAAACAGCAATAATTTTTCGGCATTGGCCGATGTTGATTTAAAACGGCTCAAGTTTGTGCAACAAAATTTTAATGGTGGCGATAAGGAAGACTTGTATTATAGTGCACTAAGCCAGTTAGCCGGGCAAAGCAGCCAAACCGAAGTTTATGCTGATATTTTATACGAACAGGCTAATATGCGTAAAAATGGAGCTTTACTAATTGATACCAATAAACAGAACCTGATTAAAGCTATAGCCTTAGCCGAAAAAGCCGTTAATGCTTACCCCAAAAGTATTGGTGCCCAAAATGCCAGGAATGTAATTGAGCAGATCAAAAGCAGTGAGTTATCCATTAAAACTAAAGGATATGTTCTGCCTGATAAACCTATACAGCTATACCTATCGTACAAAAATGCCGATACCATACAACTTAGGTTGTTTAAATCCCCTGATTTACAGCTTGATGACCAGCAATTTAAAAGCAAGGCAGATTTTTTGACTTTTTTCACTAAGAATAAAATAATAAAACAGTGGACTGTAATTACACCAAAAACCGGCGACTACCAAACACATACTTTAATTGATAAAATAGATGGTTTGCCATTTGGTGCTTATACCTTGATTGCCCAAACCATTAACCGGAAGCAAAAAGATAGCGTATATAGTAACATCAATTTTAAGGTTACGGCAATGGCGGTAATTAACAGGCGAATTAATGATAATCATGAATATTTTGTAAGCGACTTAAGGAATGGGATGCCTCTAAAAAATGTAAAAATCCAGCAACGGAGATATGATTATAATACCCGTAAATATATTGATGGTGAGCTGTTAACCACCAACCTGAATGGTTATGCCAGTACCGCTGAAACCCAGAGCGGTATGAGTAGTGCATTGGTAAAGATGGGCAAGGATGAATTGCGGGTAAACATTAATGGATATTACAGCTATCGGAATAACGATGATGAAGATAAAGAGCGCGTAATTCTATTTACTGATAGGCCAATCTATCGTCCGGGGCAAACTGTTTATTACAAAGGACTATGTTTAAAACTTGTAAATGGTAAGAATAAAATTGAGGTAAATAAAGGAGTTGAGGTTTTATTTAATGATGCCAATGGCAAGGAAATAGCCAAAAATAATGTTACCAGCAACGATTACGGCACGTTTCAGGGTTCGTTTAGTATACCAATGGGGAAACTAAACGGCAACATGGAGATCAAAACTGATTACGGGCGCATTAATATACAGGTTGAGGAATATAAACGCCCAACTTTTGAGGTCGTTTTTGATAAGCCTAACCAAAAATACAAGTTAAACGATACTATTAAAGTGCAAGGCAAAGCCAGTGCCTTTTCTGGGTATTCAGTAAACAATGCGAAAATAAATTATAAGATTTTCCGCAGGGCAATCTACGATTATCGATTAAATTATGAACAGCGTATTGCTATTTATGGTTCAGGTGTTTTCGAGAGGAAGCAAATTGCTATCGGTAAAACAAATACCCAATTAGGCGGTAAATTCGATATTACCTTTTTTGCAAAAGCTACTAATATCAAACAAAATTACAGCTACGATATTGAAATAGAGGTTACAGATTTAAATGGCGAAACCCGAACAAAAAGTACCAGCATCAATGTGGGACAAAAAGATATTAATCTTAATATCAGCGCAGAACAGGTTATTTATGTAAGCAATAAAACAGACAGCATCCCGTTTTGGGTAACCAATTTAAACAACGAGCCTATAAAAGCTAATATTCAGGCAGAATGGAGCTTATTGCAGTCGCCATTAAGGTTGATGAATAAAAGTCCTTTTTATGCTGAGCATTATACCATGAGTAAGGAGGAATTCATTATGGATTTTCCTGACGAAGATTATAACAATGAACTCGAAGTGGCTAAATGGCCGGTAAAATCAGTAGAACTGAAACAAAACCTCTTTATTGATCATGGTCGTGGAAACTTAACCTTTAATCAAAAGAACCTAAAGCCAGGTTATTATAAAATAAGCCTGTTTGCTATAAACGAACAGCAAGATACCATTAAAGTTGATAAGAATTTAGTGGTTTATAACGATCAGCCCGCCGTAATACAATCAAATATTGAATGGATTGCACCTGAAGTAAGCGTAATTAAAGCAACTGAAAGTGCTGTTTTTCGTTTGGCTGGTTTGGCCGATAACAGTAAAGCTTATTACGAAGTATATTATCGGGACAGTATTGCAGAAAAAGTTTGGATCGACCTATCGCCTAAACAAAGCATGATTAAAATTAAGCCACAAGCAAATTACGAAGATGGCTTTGCCGTGCAGTTTACCATGATACATCAAGGCACAGTTTACAATTCGATGCAGCAGGTTAAAATTACTGATCCTCAGAAAGAATTGAATATTAAATTTTTAACGTTTAGAGATAAACTGCAACCTGGCGAAAAGGAAAGCTGGAAACTGCAGATCAGTAATAAAAATGGCGAGAAGCAGATGGCCGAAATGGTGGCTACACTTTATGATGCAAGTTTAGACGATCTGAAAAGAATGGACTGGGCTACGCAGTTATCAACAAGCTTTAACTACTATTATTATAACTGGAATTTTAATACCAACGATATTACAAATCAAAGTTACCTATGGTTATGA
- the ribH gene encoding 6,7-dimethyl-8-ribityllumazine synthase, producing MSTQLKNLSDFSHTTVPSGANYTFGIIVAEWNAEITGALYNGALKTLLANGVKEENIISLPVPGSFELTGGAEILLSKRNDIDAVICLGCVIQGDTKHFDFICDAVAQGITNVGIKYSKPVIFGVLTTNNLEQAQDRAGGKHGNKGDEAAITAIKMADFSAQI from the coding sequence ATGTCAACACAATTAAAAAATCTATCTGATTTCTCTCATACTACAGTTCCGAGCGGAGCAAACTATACATTCGGAATTATTGTAGCGGAGTGGAATGCCGAAATTACCGGCGCTTTATACAATGGTGCATTAAAAACGCTTTTGGCTAATGGGGTTAAGGAAGAAAATATAATTTCTTTACCGGTACCAGGAAGTTTTGAACTAACAGGTGGTGCAGAAATTTTATTGAGCAAAAGAAATGATATAGATGCAGTAATCTGTTTAGGTTGCGTAATTCAGGGCGACACAAAACATTTCGATTTTATTTGCGACGCAGTAGCGCAAGGGATAACCAATGTTGGCATTAAGTACAGTAAACCGGTTATCTTCGGGGTTTTAACCACCAATAACCTGGAGCAAGCGCAAGACCGTGCTGGCGGCAAACATGGCAATAAAGGTGATGAAGCTGCGATTACGGCCATTAAAATGGCTGATTTTTCGGCTCAAATTTAG